The proteins below come from a single Tissierella sp. MB52-C2 genomic window:
- a CDS encoding aminopeptidase P family protein, protein MTINERLKELRSLMSEKGINAYIVNTGDPHQSEYVADYYKGRIWISGFTGSAGTVVITQDEAILWTDGRYFIQAEKELEGSEYKLFKMRIPGYPTYSQWLNEKLKDGDTLGFDGEVFSQSSVESLEKEFKGKDIKFIDEYDLVGEIWEDRPSIPKGEAFIHEVKYTGKTGKEKIEEVRKEMEKQNIDYVLIGSLDDIAWTYNIRGKDVLHNPVVISYALISKNEAYLFVDKEKINSEVKTFLDENNVQIVAYEEIIDYIKSLDKNSKIYLDKNRINRWIYKSIPSECTIASGMDITTKLKGIKNPTEIENQKNAYLKDGVALVKFFHWLDKNVGNIPVTEMSAQKKLLEFRKEQEGFIEPSFGSISAYKANAAMMHYSADENSSSEIKKEGLYLIDSGGQYFDGTTDITRTAVMGPITEEEKRDFTLTLKAHINLGNARFLYGATGHSLDVLSRYPLWQEGIDYKCGTGHGVGFLLNVHEGPHGFAMVSNTVVLEKGMIVTIEPGVYKEGSHGIRIENVVVVEEDIKTDSGQFMKFETISFVPIDLQGIDVELLTENERTWLNEYHKDVFNKLSPYLNDEERAWLKEETRSI, encoded by the coding sequence ATGACTATTAATGAAAGACTAAAAGAACTAAGGAGTTTAATGAGTGAGAAGGGAATTAATGCCTATATAGTAAATACAGGAGACCCACATCAATCTGAGTATGTGGCAGATTACTATAAAGGAAGGATATGGATATCAGGATTTACAGGCTCAGCTGGTACTGTGGTGATTACACAGGATGAAGCAATTCTATGGACTGATGGTAGATATTTCATTCAAGCTGAAAAAGAACTAGAGGGTTCAGAATATAAATTATTTAAAATGAGGATTCCAGGATATCCAACCTATAGTCAATGGCTAAATGAGAAATTAAAAGATGGAGATACCTTAGGCTTTGATGGAGAAGTATTTTCGCAGTCTTCAGTTGAAAGTTTAGAAAAAGAATTTAAGGGAAAAGATATTAAATTTATTGATGAATATGATTTAGTGGGAGAAATATGGGAAGACAGACCAAGTATTCCTAAGGGAGAGGCATTCATACATGAGGTAAAATATACAGGAAAAACTGGTAAGGAAAAAATAGAAGAAGTTAGAAAAGAAATGGAAAAACAAAATATAGATTATGTTTTAATAGGTAGCCTAGATGATATAGCTTGGACTTATAATATTAGAGGAAAAGATGTATTACATAATCCTGTTGTTATTTCCTATGCCCTAATTTCAAAGAATGAAGCTTATTTATTTGTAGACAAGGAAAAGATAAATTCTGAAGTTAAAACTTTCTTAGATGAAAATAATGTACAAATAGTTGCATATGAAGAAATAATTGACTATATAAAATCATTGGATAAAAATTCGAAAATATATTTAGATAAAAATAGAATAAATAGATGGATATATAAATCAATACCTTCAGAATGTACTATAGCATCAGGAATGGATATTACAACAAAGCTCAAGGGAATCAAAAATCCTACAGAAATTGAAAACCAAAAGAATGCTTATCTAAAAGATGGGGTTGCTTTGGTAAAATTTTTCCATTGGTTAGATAAAAATGTAGGAAATATTCCAGTAACTGAAATGTCAGCACAAAAAAAATTATTAGAATTTAGAAAAGAACAAGAAGGATTTATTGAACCAAGTTTTGGATCTATATCCGCATATAAAGCAAATGCTGCAATGATGCATTATTCAGCTGATGAAAACTCAAGCTCTGAGATTAAAAAGGAAGGTCTATATTTAATTGATTCAGGTGGACAATATTTTGATGGAACTACGGATATTACTAGAACAGCAGTAATGGGTCCAATAACAGAAGAAGAAAAAAGAGACTTTACCCTAACATTAAAGGCTCATATAAATCTGGGAAACGCTAGATTCCTTTATGGTGCCACGGGGCATAGCCTTGATGTGTTATCAAGATACCCATTATGGCAGGAAGGTATAGACTATAAATGTGGCACTGGACATGGTGTAGGCTTTTTACTAAATGTACATGAAGGTCCTCATGGTTTTGCCATGGTGTCAAATACTGTTGTATTGGAAAAAGGAATGATAGTTACCATAGAGCCAGGCGTATATAAGGAAGGAAGTCATGGTATAAGAATAGAAAACGTTGTAGTAGTAGAAGAAGATATAAAAACTGATTCAGGTCAATTTATGAAATTTGAGACAATATCCTTTGTTCCAATAGATTTACAGGGAATAGATGTAGAACTATTAACTGAAAATGAAAGAACGTGGCTAAATGAATATCATAAAGATGTGTTTAATAAACTGTCGCCTTATTTAAATGATGAAGAAAGAGCTTGGTTAAAGGAAGAAACCAGAAGTATATAG
- a CDS encoding polysaccharide biosynthesis C-terminal domain-containing protein, with protein sequence MNKNGFIYGSVFMVFMNFFMRIIGFAYDIFLSKLLGAEAMGLFQIGMSTLMTFLIITISGIPTALTKIIAEENSKSGSNNAEGIFKLTFIFNFFLAILLSGILIFFSDIIATKMLKNQDMILGVYFMVPAIIILSLSNVLKAYFYGMKNMVTPSLAQIIEHLTRFIIVLAILYYVKPTDPIDGAIIALLGISIGEFFDLLWSYFFKKHLYKKKKSSYKVSSIPLFLKLLTMAVPLTIAGSFQVVFRFTNTVLIPNRLMAAGYSSSEAVATFGRIMGMAMPLIHLSFIVTSALVLNLIPSLSEQMALKRYREMKRDINLSIKATILISFPLAAIYTVFSKPLAVLLYSDAKVGPYIYAMGFGTILMALQHTISGALLGLNRQVQDTINGIISMVIRIILIYVLVGDPRFGINGFFIAFYVSMIITIILDLIVLRSVIKLNINYIDILGKPILATLFMIGAIFLTTYDLSNLQNPSPIVFISSLLVGTIAYIFILVLTKAVPKNFFRRFFKSK encoded by the coding sequence TTGAATAAAAATGGATTTATTTATGGTTCAGTATTTATGGTTTTTATGAATTTCTTTATGAGGATTATTGGATTTGCTTATGATATTTTCCTATCTAAGCTTTTGGGAGCAGAAGCCATGGGATTATTTCAAATTGGAATGTCTACTCTTATGACATTTCTGATTATAACTATTTCTGGAATTCCCACTGCCCTTACAAAGATAATCGCAGAAGAAAACTCTAAAAGTGGTTCCAATAATGCGGAGGGCATCTTTAAATTAACATTTATATTTAATTTTTTCCTAGCCATTTTACTTAGTGGAATCTTAATATTTTTCTCAGATATTATTGCTACTAAAATGCTTAAAAATCAAGATATGATCCTTGGAGTATATTTCATGGTTCCAGCGATTATTATTCTTTCTTTAAGTAACGTCTTAAAGGCCTATTTTTATGGAATGAAGAATATGGTAACTCCTAGTCTTGCACAAATAATTGAACATCTAACTAGATTTATCATAGTGTTGGCTATCCTCTATTATGTAAAACCTACAGACCCTATTGATGGAGCCATAATAGCTTTACTTGGTATTAGTATTGGAGAATTTTTTGACTTATTATGGTCATATTTTTTTAAAAAACATTTATATAAAAAGAAAAAAAGCTCCTATAAAGTAAGCAGTATACCTTTATTCCTGAAACTTTTAACTATGGCAGTGCCTCTGACTATTGCAGGCTCATTTCAGGTTGTATTTAGATTTACTAATACTGTTTTGATTCCCAATAGACTTATGGCTGCAGGATATAGTAGTAGTGAGGCTGTGGCAACCTTTGGTAGAATCATGGGGATGGCTATGCCACTTATTCACTTATCATTTATAGTCACCTCTGCCTTAGTTCTTAATTTAATTCCAAGTCTATCAGAGCAGATGGCTTTAAAAAGATATAGGGAGATGAAGAGAGATATAAATTTGTCCATAAAGGCAACTATTCTTATCTCCTTTCCATTGGCAGCAATATATACTGTATTCTCTAAACCTTTAGCAGTATTATTATATAGCGATGCAAAGGTTGGTCCCTATATATATGCCATGGGCTTTGGTACTATTCTTATGGCTTTACAGCATACTATATCTGGTGCCCTCCTAGGTTTAAATCGACAGGTACAGGATACTATAAATGGGATTATCAGTATGGTTATTAGAATAATTCTTATTTACGTTTTAGTAGGAGATCCTCGATTTGGAATTAATGGATTTTTTATTGCATTTTATGTATCTATGATTATTACTATTATTTTAGATTTAATAGTCTTACGTTCTGTAATTAAGCTTAATATTAATTATATAGATATTCTAGGTAAACCAATTTTGGCAACTTTATTTATGATTGGAGCTATATTTTTAACTACTTACGATTTGTCTAACCTTCAAAATCCTAGTCCTATTGTGTTTATATCCAGCCTTCTTGTAGGCACCATAGCCTATATATTTATTCTAGTACTTACAAAAGCCGTACCTAAGAATTTCTTTAGACGATTCTTTAAATCTAAGTAG
- a CDS encoding amidohydrolase family protein, translated as MIIKNGNIHVGNGTVLIDHDILIENGFIKRIDNNIAATSQRIIDAKGKEVFPGFIDPVSSFGCTDISFRIKDNNEISSPITPECKIKYSFNHREIDLEELYNVGITTIGASPGNSNIIGGQMAAYRTWGKNSRTMLIKEPIGIKGSVINNVKEQYGEKKLFPMTKMGIFSRLEEFLNNKLELSDESKEIVNSIVEGKLPLIITANTSAEINALIEIIKGTNIKLAIVGAYEGDKCIDSIIKSNASVIVGEQIYLTKGKYNNTDLYKISRLMEEGNLVSFTISGDYGMAGKVKYLWNAIEFYKAGIDKEDVIKIMTLNPAKILGIDNILGSIEEGKYADIVIYTKNPIEYYDARVSNTIVGGELVYSKEELGC; from the coding sequence TTGATTATTAAAAATGGAAATATTCATGTTGGTAATGGAACTGTATTAATTGATCATGATATTTTAATAGAAAATGGATTTATAAAGAGAATAGATAACAATATTGCAGCAACAAGTCAAAGAATAATTGATGCAAAAGGTAAGGAAGTTTTCCCAGGATTTATTGATCCTGTAAGTAGTTTTGGATGTACAGATATTTCCTTTCGTATAAAGGACAATAATGAAATATCAAGTCCTATAACACCAGAATGTAAAATAAAGTATTCTTTTAATCATAGAGAAATTGACTTAGAGGAATTATATAATGTAGGAATAACAACTATAGGTGCATCTCCAGGAAATTCAAATATAATAGGAGGACAAATGGCTGCCTATAGAACTTGGGGGAAAAATTCAAGGACTATGTTAATAAAGGAACCTATAGGAATAAAGGGTTCTGTCATTAACAATGTTAAGGAACAGTATGGTGAGAAAAAGCTGTTTCCAATGACAAAGATGGGCATATTTTCAAGATTAGAGGAGTTTCTAAATAATAAATTAGAATTAAGTGATGAAAGTAAGGAAATAGTTAATTCTATTGTAGAAGGAAAACTACCATTAATTATTACTGCAAATACTTCAGCCGAAATAAATGCCCTTATTGAAATAATTAAGGGAACTAATATAAAACTTGCTATTGTAGGAGCTTATGAAGGAGATAAGTGCATTGATAGTATAATAAAGTCTAATGCCTCTGTTATAGTTGGAGAACAAATATATCTTACAAAAGGAAAATATAATAACACAGATCTATATAAGATTTCTAGATTAATGGAAGAAGGAAATTTAGTAAGTTTTACAATTTCTGGAGATTATGGTATGGCTGGAAAAGTAAAATACCTTTGGAATGCCATAGAGTTTTATAAAGCTGGAATAGATAAGGAAGATGTTATAAAAATCATGACTCTAAATCCTGCTAAAATACTAGGTATAGATAATATCTTAGGAAGTATTGAGGAAGGAAAGTATGCTGATATAGTTATATATACAAAGAACCCTATTGAATATTATGATGCAAGAGTTTCTAATACAATAGTTGGTGGAGAACTTGTATATTCAAAGGAGGAGTTAGGGTGTTAG
- the eutH gene encoding ethanolamine utilization protein EutH yields MIQIMIVFSIIAGIDRILNNKFGLGKKFEEGFKAMGDLALSIIGIYSLSPIIGEKLMIVLGPLSKLINVDPSVFLSSILAVDLGGYNTSIEIANSQIIGKFNGLILASTLGATISFTIPVAVGLISKEDFKFFAKGILGGITALPLGMIVGGVIMGIEFIDIVYNLIPVIIFSILIICGLLKSPDKIIKVFNILGKVIVIISTIGLILNIISFIFGYNLIPGMIPLEEGILLVAKIGIILSGAYPMFHFISQKLNKFLFNISKKVGLDEYSILGILSSLANCIPMLGIYDKMNEKGKVINASFIVSGAFTFGGQLAYISSVSPDNINPFIVSKLVGGISAIFISILFLRLEKVKEVKYDY; encoded by the coding sequence GTGATTCAGATAATGATTGTATTTTCAATTATAGCAGGAATAGATAGGATACTAAATAATAAATTTGGATTAGGAAAGAAGTTTGAAGAGGGATTTAAAGCCATGGGAGATTTGGCTCTAAGTATAATTGGTATTTATAGTCTATCTCCAATTATAGGAGAAAAGCTTATGATTGTATTAGGTCCATTATCAAAATTAATTAATGTAGATCCCTCTGTTTTTTTAAGTAGCATATTAGCAGTAGATTTAGGAGGATACAATACTAGTATTGAAATAGCAAACTCACAAATAATAGGTAAATTCAATGGACTAATATTAGCTTCTACTTTAGGAGCTACTATATCATTTACTATTCCAGTAGCAGTTGGCCTTATATCTAAGGAAGATTTTAAATTCTTTGCTAAAGGAATTTTGGGAGGTATTACTGCCTTACCTTTGGGAATGATTGTAGGTGGAGTTATAATGGGGATTGAATTTATCGACATTGTATACAACCTAATACCAGTCATTATATTTTCCATTTTAATAATTTGTGGACTACTTAAATCTCCAGATAAGATAATTAAGGTTTTTAATATATTAGGTAAGGTTATTGTTATAATTAGCACCATAGGCTTAATATTAAATATAATTAGCTTTATCTTTGGATATAATTTGATTCCTGGTATGATACCTTTAGAAGAAGGTATATTATTAGTTGCCAAAATAGGGATTATACTATCTGGAGCATATCCGATGTTTCACTTTATATCCCAAAAGTTAAATAAATTTCTATTTAATATTAGTAAAAAAGTAGGGCTTGATGAATACTCTATACTGGGTATCTTAAGCTCCTTGGCCAATTGTATTCCCATGTTAGGAATTTATGATAAAATGAATGAAAAGGGTAAGGTAATAAATGCTTCATTTATTGTATCAGGTGCATTTACTTTTGGAGGACAGCTTGCATATATATCCTCTGTTTCACCGGATAATATTAATCCATTTATAGTCAGTAAATTAGTAGGAGGAATTTCTGCTATTTTTATATCTATATTGTTCTTAAGATTAGAAAAGGTTAAGGAGGTCAAATATGACTATTAA
- a CDS encoding peptide ABC transporter substrate-binding protein, with protein MKSLKKLLIFILIMAISLSTLVACGKEEVPATTDNNTAEKSEGNKEETAEGATGEQVLKYSDRSEPTGLNPMVNTSAPDNGVQKFILETLVAEITDEDSNVAIVPGAAKDWTISEDGKVYTFNIREDAVWNDGVPVTANDFLFTFRTMANPETGSTNAWLFDGVIENFGESLYNDGTDPTKNKQPEDIGVKVIDDKTIEFTLVKPYGYFLELLTGAQPVRQDKYEEWGTAYGSSIDKVMMNGRFLIESWDPNVQITFVKNPDYWNAENITLEKIERKIIQETATTAQALLSGEIDYMTTNEPEWQKLIMEDGRFETKISPDNAPEFLGFNVNNKYFKNPKIRLAFSLAFDREKYVKDLREGKAEPLYSLMPAVTNVGDELYSERVGGRNEIIKELLKKYPDPKVLLIEGLKEEGLDPDPAKMDVSYSTRGTTEYSKKSAEWLLQEWKEKLGVEIKIDMVEWNVMWDKVDAGDYDICTSGWGPYYNDPNALLEIYDPIDGYFNSSKSGWTGPDADKYRELLQTAANSPDNQERAELLLEAEQLLVGTGVIAPTYCLSYTYFIPKDLKGFYINPHAELSYNLMYLTR; from the coding sequence ATGAAAAGTCTTAAAAAATTATTAATTTTTATTTTGATTATGGCTATATCTCTTAGTACATTGGTAGCGTGTGGAAAAGAAGAAGTACCAGCAACTACAGATAATAATACTGCAGAAAAATCAGAAGGCAACAAAGAAGAAACAGCAGAAGGGGCAACAGGTGAGCAAGTGTTAAAATATAGTGATAGAAGTGAGCCGACAGGATTAAATCCTATGGTAAACACTTCAGCACCAGATAATGGAGTTCAAAAGTTTATTCTTGAAACTTTAGTAGCTGAAATTACAGATGAAGATAGTAATGTTGCAATAGTACCTGGAGCAGCTAAAGATTGGACTATTAGTGAAGATGGTAAAGTTTATACTTTTAACATTAGGGAAGATGCAGTTTGGAATGATGGAGTACCTGTAACGGCTAATGATTTCTTATTTACATTTAGAACAATGGCTAACCCAGAAACGGGTTCAACTAATGCTTGGTTATTTGATGGAGTAATTGAAAACTTTGGAGAGTCTCTATATAATGATGGAACTGATCCAACTAAAAACAAGCAACCGGAAGATATAGGAGTAAAGGTAATAGACGACAAAACTATAGAGTTTACATTAGTTAAACCTTATGGATATTTCTTAGAGTTACTTACAGGTGCACAGCCAGTAAGACAAGATAAATATGAAGAATGGGGAACAGCTTATGGTTCTTCAATAGATAAAGTAATGATGAATGGTAGATTTTTAATAGAGAGCTGGGATCCAAATGTTCAAATTACATTTGTTAAAAATCCAGATTATTGGAATGCAGAAAATATAACTTTAGAAAAAATAGAAAGAAAAATTATTCAGGAAACGGCAACAACAGCACAGGCATTATTAAGTGGAGAAATAGATTATATGACAACAAATGAACCAGAATGGCAAAAACTTATTATGGAAGATGGAAGGTTTGAAACAAAGATATCTCCAGATAACGCACCAGAGTTTTTAGGATTCAACGTTAACAACAAATATTTTAAAAATCCTAAGATAAGGTTAGCTTTTTCCCTAGCTTTTGATAGAGAGAAGTATGTTAAAGACTTAAGAGAAGGAAAGGCAGAACCTCTATATTCATTAATGCCAGCAGTTACTAATGTTGGAGATGAACTATATAGTGAAAGAGTAGGTGGAAGAAACGAAATAATAAAGGAACTTTTAAAGAAATATCCAGATCCAAAGGTGCTTTTAATAGAGGGACTTAAAGAAGAGGGTCTAGATCCAGATCCAGCAAAAATGGATGTAAGTTACTCCACTAGAGGAACAACTGAATACTCTAAAAAGTCAGCAGAATGGCTACTACAGGAGTGGAAGGAAAAATTAGGAGTAGAAATAAAAATTGATATGGTAGAGTGGAATGTAATGTGGGATAAGGTAGACGCAGGAGATTACGATATCTGTACATCTGGTTGGGGACCTTATTATAATGATCCAAATGCCCTATTAGAAATATATGATCCAATAGATGGATATTTTAATAGTAGTAAATCAGGTTGGACAGGACCAGATGCAGATAAATATAGGGAATTACTTCAAACAGCTGCAAATTCACCAGATAATCAAGAGAGAGCAGAGCTTTTATTAGAAGCAGAGCAACTTCTTGTAGGCACAGGAGTAATAGCACCTACCTATTGTTTATCATATACTTATTTCATACCAAAGGATTTAAAAGGATTCTATATAAATCCTCATGCTGAACTAAGCTATAATTTAATGTACCTCACGAGATAG
- a CDS encoding amidohydrolase family protein, with the protein MLVIRNSKIYTMADRIIEKGYVIVKGKKIIKVGDDEAYLESIISESKDIEIIDGDGLVLLPGFVDCHSHIGGMNFSESTSIDDLNEMTNSVTANMEAIYGVDPKSPDFKYSYENGITTLGITPGSGNVICGLVFATKTYGDNIFDMTIKNPVALKVALGGNPKRTYGERNQTPSSRMAIPNIIIDSFNKAIKYLEEKEAAELGKGEMPKYDRDLEAIIPAIKKEIPLKIHCTQFDMMTAIEIAKEFNLEFSIDHAWGASDYIEELVESKCSIVFGPLGSIKSFGEARLIDIESVIELDNRGVLTAITTDAPILSIDSLVHHAGEAVRSGLDVERTLRMITINPAKILGIDDVVGSIEEGKDADLLLFKGIPTYNTNAKLINTIIDGKIVYSSNP; encoded by the coding sequence GTGTTAGTAATAAGAAATAGTAAGATTTATACAATGGCTGATAGAATAATAGAAAAAGGTTATGTAATAGTTAAGGGGAAAAAGATAATTAAAGTTGGAGATGATGAGGCTTATTTAGAATCAATTATTTCTGAATCTAAGGATATTGAAATAATAGATGGAGATGGATTAGTTTTGTTACCAGGGTTTGTAGATTGTCATTCCCATATAGGTGGTATGAACTTCAGTGAATCCACTAGTATTGATGATTTGAATGAAATGACCAACAGTGTAACAGCTAATATGGAGGCAATTTATGGAGTTGATCCCAAGTCTCCAGACTTTAAATATTCCTATGAAAATGGTATAACTACACTAGGAATTACACCAGGTAGCGGAAATGTAATATGTGGGTTAGTTTTTGCTACTAAGACATATGGAGACAATATATTTGATATGACAATTAAAAATCCAGTAGCATTAAAGGTGGCATTAGGAGGAAATCCTAAGAGAACTTATGGTGAGAGAAACCAGACGCCATCAAGTAGAATGGCTATTCCTAATATAATAATAGATTCATTTAACAAAGCCATTAAATACTTAGAAGAAAAGGAAGCAGCAGAATTAGGAAAAGGTGAGATGCCTAAATATGATAGGGATTTAGAAGCTATTATACCAGCAATTAAAAAGGAAATTCCACTAAAAATACATTGTACTCAATTTGATATGATGACTGCAATAGAAATAGCAAAGGAATTTAATTTAGAATTTTCCATTGACCATGCGTGGGGTGCTAGTGATTATATAGAAGAATTAGTAGAATCTAAATGCTCAATAGTTTTTGGACCTTTAGGGTCAATAAAAAGCTTTGGAGAGGCTAGATTAATAGATATAGAAAGTGTAATAGAATTAGATAATAGAGGAGTATTAACTGCCATAACAACAGATGCTCCAATACTTAGTATAGATAGTTTAGTTCATCATGCTGGAGAAGCAGTTCGTTCAGGATTAGATGTGGAAAGAACCCTAAGAATGATAACAATAAATCCTGCAAAAATACTTGGAATAGATGATGTAGTAGGAAGTATAGAAGAAGGAAAAGATGCTGATTTATTATTGTTTAAAGGAATACCAACATACAATACAAATGCAAAACTGATTAACACAATAATAGATGGAAAAATTGTATATTCCTCTAATCCATAA
- a CDS encoding DUF4349 domain-containing protein: MRNKRLIFIITFILFTTVISGCAKKNISKTELSYDLAPIEAEKNMSSDTRDDSIVENSIDNLIEPEKIITTVSISMETKEFMDTTGKLNELITNYKGYVENSSIYYNNYIEHSGLKNSHHSIRIPKENLNQFVNELKEIGNVISENTSKEDISKAYKDTESRLRLLETKENRILALLDKAEKMEDIIALENQLSSIIYEKENLTINIKDMDDKVDYSTVYFELREVAKLSSKDNNKTPFSTKIVNAFKNSLYFFTSNIENLIISFIYFLPYGVIIGVVVYIVWRFKKKKNNTL, translated from the coding sequence ATGAGAAATAAAAGGTTGATATTTATAATAACTTTTATTTTATTCACCACAGTTATTTCAGGATGTGCTAAGAAAAACATATCAAAAACGGAATTATCTTATGATTTAGCTCCTATAGAGGCAGAGAAAAATATGTCTTCCGATACTAGGGATGATTCCATAGTAGAAAACTCTATTGATAATCTAATTGAGCCCGAAAAGATAATAACTACAGTTTCAATTTCTATGGAAACAAAAGAGTTTATGGATACTACTGGAAAATTAAATGAATTGATCACCAATTATAAAGGCTATGTGGAAAACTCAAGTATATATTATAATAATTATATTGAGCATAGTGGATTAAAAAACTCTCATCATTCCATAAGGATTCCGAAGGAAAACCTCAATCAATTTGTAAATGAGCTAAAGGAAATAGGCAATGTTATTTCAGAAAACACTTCTAAGGAAGATATAAGTAAAGCTTATAAGGACACCGAGTCTAGACTTAGACTTCTGGAAACAAAGGAAAATAGAATTCTTGCACTGTTAGATAAAGCAGAGAAAATGGAAGATATTATCGCCTTGGAAAATCAACTTAGTTCTATTATCTATGAAAAAGAAAATTTAACTATAAATATAAAAGATATGGATGACAAAGTAGATTATTCTACTGTGTATTTTGAACTAAGAGAAGTGGCAAAGCTAAGTTCTAAGGATAATAATAAGACTCCTTTTTCTACTAAGATCGTAAATGCATTTAAAAATTCTCTGTACTTCTTTACTTCAAATATTGAAAACTTAATTATATCCTTTATATATTTCTTGCCATATGGTGTAATAATAGGTGTAGTAGTTTATATAGTATGGAGATTTAAGAAAAAGAAGAATAACACACTGTAG
- a CDS encoding OFA family MFS transporter has product MERVANKKSYMVLLAAAGINFISAILYVWSVISKALINQLGWTGKEASLPYTTLTITFVIAMVIFGKIVDSKGPTIPALGGSILVGVGVFLSGLTESPAIMTITMGVLVGAGSGIINVATAATGVKWFPPEKKGMVTGIVVAGVGLSSAFYSPLANYLIGSVGMGKTFTYLGVFVLLTGIPLSLIIKNPPQELMEAGGEVNKDKNISIDYDWKYIIKDKYFYKLWVMLGLSSSAGLMIIGHISNIAKLQINWEAGFVLVIILSIFNSLGRVLGGLISDKVERLTLVRIIFILQMINMFSFSMYSNVILLSLGVAIAGLCYGGGFSIFPAMASDAYGSKNFGMIYGILFTAWGLGGVIGPMTAATILDSRGTYNYAYMVAGILLIIAIGITFTGKKK; this is encoded by the coding sequence ATGGAAAGAGTTGCAAATAAAAAAAGCTATATGGTTTTATTGGCAGCAGCAGGTATTAACTTTATTTCAGCCATACTATATGTGTGGAGCGTAATTAGCAAGGCTTTAATAAATCAATTAGGCTGGACAGGTAAGGAAGCATCACTTCCCTATACTACATTAACTATAACTTTTGTAATTGCTATGGTTATATTTGGAAAGATAGTAGATTCAAAGGGGCCTACTATTCCAGCACTAGGTGGTAGTATTTTAGTTGGAGTAGGAGTATTTCTTTCTGGTTTAACTGAGAGTCCAGCTATTATGACAATCACCATGGGTGTTTTAGTAGGTGCAGGATCTGGAATAATAAACGTAGCCACTGCTGCCACAGGGGTGAAGTGGTTTCCACCTGAAAAAAAGGGTATGGTAACTGGAATAGTCGTTGCAGGAGTAGGATTATCCTCTGCATTTTATTCACCTTTAGCTAACTATCTCATAGGGTCTGTTGGCATGGGAAAGACCTTTACTTATCTTGGAGTATTTGTACTGCTTACAGGGATTCCATTATCCTTAATTATAAAAAATCCACCACAGGAATTAATGGAAGCAGGTGGAGAAGTAAATAAAGATAAAAATATAAGTATAGATTACGATTGGAAATATATAATTAAGGATAAGTACTTTTATAAACTATGGGTAATGCTTGGACTATCTTCATCGGCGGGACTTATGATTATTGGGCATATATCTAATATAGCAAAGCTTCAGATAAATTGGGAAGCTGGATTTGTTTTAGTTATTATATTATCTATTTTCAATAGTTTAGGTAGAGTATTAGGGGGTCTTATATCTGACAAAGTAGAAAGACTTACTTTAGTTAGGATAATATTTATATTACAAATGATTAATATGTTTAGTTTTTCCATGTATTCAAATGTGATACTTCTTAGTCTCGGAGTGGCAATAGCAGGATTATGCTATGGAGGAGGATTTTCCATATTTCCAGCCATGGCATCAGATGCCTATGGAAGTAAAAATTTTGGAATGATTTATGGAATATTGTTTACAGCTTGGGGACTAGGGGGAGTAATAGGACCTATGACGGCAGCTACTATATTGGATTCTAGAGGAACTTATAATTATGCATATATGGTGGCTGGAATACTTCTTATAATTGCCATAGGAATTACATTTACAGGGAAAAAGAAATAA